The Halorubrum salinarum genome segment GAAGCCGAAGAGGCCCCCGCAGACGACGCCGGGGGAGCCGGCGAGAGCGCAGCCGGGGGAGCCGGCGAGAGCGCAGCCGGGGGGAGCGCCGGCGCGCCGCCGCAGACGGGGACGATGACCGACGACGAGCTACAGGACGTCCTCCAGGACCTCCAGACGAACATCACGGTCGTCGGCTGCGGGGGCGCCGGCGGCAACACGGTCAACCGCATGACCGAGGAGGGGATCCACGGCGCGAAGCTGGTCGCGGCCAACACCGACGTCCAGCACCTCGTCAACATCGAGGCCGACACGAAGATCCTGATGGGCCAGCAGAAGACGCAGGGCCGCGGCGCCGGCTCCCTCCCGCAGGTGGGCGAGGAGGCGGCCATCGAGTCCCAAGAGGAGATCCAGGACGCCATCGACGGCTCCGACATGGTGTTCGTCACCGCCGGGCTCGGCGGCGGCACCGGGACCGGCTCGGCGCCGGTCGTCGCGAAGGCGGCCCGCGAGTCCGGGGCGCTCACCATCGCCATCGTCACGACGCCGTTCACCGCCGAGGGCGAGGTCCGACGGACGAACGCCGAGGCCGGCCTCGAACGGCTCCGCGACGTGAGCGACACGGTCATCGTCGTCCCCAACGACCGCCTGCTCGACGCGGTCGGGAAGCTCCCCGTCCGCCAGGCGTTCAAGGTGTCCGACGAGGTGCTGATGCGCTCGGTGAAGGGGATCACGGAGCTCATCACGATGCCCGGGCTCGTCAACCTCGACTTCGCCGACGTCCGCACCGTGATGGAGAAGGGCGGCGTCGCGATGATCGGCCTCGGCGAGTCCGACTCCGACTCGAAGGCGCAGGACTCGGTGAAGTCCGCGCTGCGCTCGCCGCTGCTCGACGTGGACATCTCCGGCGCGAACTCCGCGCTCGTGAACGTCACCGGCGGCACCGACATGTCCATCGAGGAGGCCGAGGGCGTCGTCGAGGAGATCTACGACCGGATCGACCCCGACGCGCGGATCATCTGGGGGACCTCGGTCGACGACGAGCTGGAGGGCGAGATGCGGACGATGATCGTCGTCACCGGCGTCGAGTCGCCGCAGATCTACGGCAGCAACGGCGAGCCGCCGGAGGGCGGCGCGCCGAGCGACGTCGAGGACATCGACTACGTGGAGTGACACACGCCGAGCAGGGGTGTCGGTGGCCGCGCGCCGCGACGGCGCCGTCGCCGCTTCGGGGGCGCATCAAAAGGTAAAAACCGTCTCGTCTCGAATCATCGGGTAACATGGACGTTCCGTACGACCTCAACAGCTACATTCGGGTGCTGAAGCTGGCGAGCACGCCGAGCACCGACGAGTTCCTCCAGGTGTCGAAGATCGCCGGCGCCGGGATCCTGCTCATCGGGTTCATCGGCTTCCTGATGTTCGCGATCATGAGCCTCCTCCCGGGGGTCGGCGCGTAATGCCGATCTACTCGGTCAAGACGACGGCGAGCCAGGAGCGGACGGTCGCCGACATGATCGCCGAGAAGGAGGCGCCGGAGATCCAGGCCGTCATCGCCCCGGACCAGCTCACGAGCTACGTGATGGTCGAGGCGACCGACGGGACCGCCTTCGGGCGGATCCTCGACGAGATCCCGCACGCCCGCGGCGTCATTCAGGGCGGCGACGGCCCCGCCGAGAGCCCCTTCTCCGAGGTCGAGCACTTCCTCTCGCCGACCCCGGACGTGGAGGGGATCGGCGAGGGCGACATCGTCGAGCTGATCGCGGGCCCGTTCAAGGGTGAGAAGGCGCGCGTCCAGCGGATCGACGAGGGGAAAGACCAGGTGACAGTCGAGCTGTACGAGGCGACCGTGCCGATCCCGGTGACGGTCCGCGGCGACCAGATCCGCGTGCTCGACAGCGAGGAACGGTAACTCCCCCGGGCGAGCGCGGAAACGGAGCGACGCGAGGCGGATCGGTCCGCCGGTCTGACGGCGGTCCCGCACGCAACGACAAGGGCTTTATTCGACGACGACGGACCAGACGGATATGTTCGGCCACGGCGTGCCGGCGGTGTTGAGCGTGATCCCCGACACGTTCACGTTCGCGTGGATCGTCGCGATCCTCTTCGCGATCTCGTGGGCGCTCGACAGCCGCGGACTGGCCGCGGGGCGCGTCCTTGCGGCCGCGACGTGGGCGCTGTTCGGGCTCTTCTGGCTGTCGACGGTGCCGTACTTCGCGTTCGAACACCAGAGCTACGTCGAGTCGATCCTCGCTTTGGTCGGCTTCCCCGCCAGCGTGTACGCGGGGTACCTCCTCTACGACGGACGGGCCTCGCTTTTCACCCTCACCCGGGCCATCGCATTCATGTTGTTCATCTACCTCCCGTTCGAGACCATCCCGGCGTTCACCGTCGCCGGGGTCGCGGTCCCGGAGCCCCGCCGGGTCCTCATCGAGATCGTGGCGTCACAGACCGGCGCGCTCATCGACCTGCTCGGGTACGCGCCGGAGGCGGTGGCGAGCAACGAGGGGTACGACGCGGCGTACTCGTGGACGCTCGACGACGGCCACACGGTCGTCATCCACATCGTGCTGGCGTGTACGGGGCTCGGGAGCATGGCCATCTTCGGCGGGCTCGTGGCCGCCGTCGAGGCGCCGCTCACGAGGAAGCTCCGCGCGCTCGCGGTGTCGATCCCGCTCATCTACGGGCTGAACATCCTCCGGACGACGTTCATCTCGGTCGTGTCCGGCAACCAGTACATGCACTGGTACCCGGACCTCGTGATGACGATGTTCGGCGCGACCGACCCGTACCGCGTCTCCTTCCTCATCTCCGACCGGATCATGAGCCAGCTGTTGGCGGTCGTGGCGCTCATCGCGATCACCTTCCTCGCGGTGCGCGAACTGCCCGAGCTGGCGGTCATCTTAGAGGACGTGCTCTACCTCATCACCGGCGAGGAACACGACCTGACGGAGGCGCTCGACCTCCCGCGCGAGCCGACGAACCGGTAGCCGACGGCCTCTCGACGGTCTCGGCGGGGCGGTCACGTCCCGGAGAACTGCGGAGAATACATAGCGCTATATAGCAAGCTATAGACGTGGGCGGCGGGTACGGGCGAGCATGACTGCGACGACGCGCGGCGGATCCCCCGGTCCGCGTCGGAGGACACGGCCGCGACGGGGTGAGCGGCAGTGATCGGCGGCGTCGACCCGTTCGTCTACCTGGAGACGAACGTCGCGAAGCTGGTGTTAGCGACCGCGCTTGGCATGTTCCTCGGGTTAGAGCGGGAGTGGTCACAGAAGTCGGCGGGGATCCGGACGTTCGCGCTGATCAGCCTCGCGGCGGCGGTGTTCTCGCTCGTCGGCGAGCCGGGGCTCCTCGTCGTCGGCGGGGTGCTGGTGGTCGCCAGCGCGGTGCTGCTGGCGGTGCGAAGCTTCGTCGAGGCCGACGTGGACGGCCTCTCGCTGACCACGTCGGCCTCGATGCTCGTCGCGTACGGCGTCGGCGTCCTCGTCGCGGCGGGACTGTTCATCGAGTCGGTGACGGTGGCGGTGCTGTCGTCGCTGCTTCTGGTGTTGAAACGGGAGCTCCACGCGTTCGCGTGGGGGCTCTCCAGACAGGAGGTGCGCAGCGCCGTGGAGTTCACCATCCTCGCGTTCGTCGTCTTCCCGCTCCTCCCCGCTGAGA includes the following:
- a CDS encoding protein translocase SEC61 complex subunit gamma yields the protein MDVPYDLNSYIRVLKLASTPSTDEFLQVSKIAGAGILLIGFIGFLMFAIMSLLPGVGA
- a CDS encoding transcription elongation factor Spt5 gives rise to the protein MPIYSVKTTASQERTVADMIAEKEAPEIQAVIAPDQLTSYVMVEATDGTAFGRILDEIPHARGVIQGGDGPAESPFSEVEHFLSPTPDVEGIGEGDIVELIAGPFKGEKARVQRIDEGKDQVTVELYEATVPIPVTVRGDQIRVLDSEER
- the ftsZ gene encoding cell division protein FtsZ — encoded protein: MDSIVEDAIDEAEEAPADDAGGAGESAAGGAGESAAGGSAGAPPQTGTMTDDELQDVLQDLQTNITVVGCGGAGGNTVNRMTEEGIHGAKLVAANTDVQHLVNIEADTKILMGQQKTQGRGAGSLPQVGEEAAIESQEEIQDAIDGSDMVFVTAGLGGGTGTGSAPVVAKAARESGALTIAIVTTPFTAEGEVRRTNAEAGLERLRDVSDTVIVVPNDRLLDAVGKLPVRQAFKVSDEVLMRSVKGITELITMPGLVNLDFADVRTVMEKGGVAMIGLGESDSDSKAQDSVKSALRSPLLDVDISGANSALVNVTGGTDMSIEEAEGVVEEIYDRIDPDARIIWGTSVDDELEGEMRTMIVVTGVESPQIYGSNGEPPEGGAPSDVEDIDYVE
- the artA gene encoding archaeosortase A, whose translation is MFGHGVPAVLSVIPDTFTFAWIVAILFAISWALDSRGLAAGRVLAAATWALFGLFWLSTVPYFAFEHQSYVESILALVGFPASVYAGYLLYDGRASLFTLTRAIAFMLFIYLPFETIPAFTVAGVAVPEPRRVLIEIVASQTGALIDLLGYAPEAVASNEGYDAAYSWTLDDGHTVVIHIVLACTGLGSMAIFGGLVAAVEAPLTRKLRALAVSIPLIYGLNILRTTFISVVSGNQYMHWYPDLVMTMFGATDPYRVSFLISDRIMSQLLAVVALIAITFLAVRELPELAVILEDVLYLITGEEHDLTEALDLPREPTNR